The proteins below are encoded in one region of Bosea sp. BIWAKO-01:
- a CDS encoding ABC transporter ATP-binding protein — MSGSAEAVPLLEVRDLATHFHTRAGVVKAVDGVSFSLKRGEVMGLVGESGSGKSITGFSIIGLIDPPGKIESGSIRLEGRELIGLPSRDLRAIRGKIISMVFQDPLMTLNPVLTIGAQILLALEAHEKVSAEEGRRRAIAALAQVRIPEPEAKVDFYPHQFSGGMRQRVAIAIALLHRPKLIICDEPTTALDVSIQAEILAEMKELVAELGTALIWISHDLATVASIASRVCVMRHGRIVETGPVLDVLTRPQHPYTQSLLDSLPSRAKPGTFLARGGGVPDASPPARTSGASASRGSKADASYFVIQDVSKLFQTPPGLLRLLGQKLGLSQPSRGIQAVDSVSLTVPRGEALGLVGESGSGKSTLGRMAAGIYAPNSGTVRLEGEPVMGGGARPHKNTTRIQTIFQDPFASLNPRMSIGDSIAEGPIAHGIVTRAGAADYVRQWLAAVGLDPAFASRYPHQFSGGQRQRVAIARALAMQPDVVVCDEPVASLDVSIQAQIINLLMRLRAELNLTLIFISHDLSVVRHLCDRVAIMYRGKIVEEGPAGQIYDNPRHDYTRRLLAAVPVLPTAPPA, encoded by the coding sequence ATGAGTGGCTCGGCCGAGGCAGTGCCGCTGCTCGAGGTCCGTGACCTCGCGACGCATTTCCACACCCGTGCCGGCGTTGTGAAAGCCGTCGACGGCGTCTCCTTCTCGCTGAAGCGCGGCGAGGTCATGGGCCTCGTCGGCGAATCCGGCTCCGGCAAGAGCATCACGGGTTTCTCGATCATCGGACTGATTGACCCGCCGGGAAAAATCGAGAGCGGCTCGATCCGGCTCGAAGGGCGCGAATTGATCGGATTGCCGTCCCGCGACCTGCGCGCCATTCGCGGCAAGATCATCTCGATGGTCTTCCAGGACCCGCTGATGACGCTGAACCCGGTCCTGACGATCGGCGCCCAGATCCTGCTGGCGTTGGAAGCCCATGAGAAGGTTTCGGCCGAAGAAGGGCGCAGGCGCGCCATCGCGGCGCTTGCCCAGGTCAGGATTCCAGAGCCCGAGGCGAAGGTCGATTTCTACCCGCATCAGTTCTCCGGCGGCATGCGCCAGCGCGTCGCCATCGCCATCGCTCTGCTGCACCGGCCAAAGCTGATCATCTGCGACGAACCGACCACGGCGCTCGATGTCTCGATCCAGGCCGAGATCCTGGCCGAAATGAAGGAATTGGTGGCGGAGCTCGGCACGGCACTGATCTGGATCAGCCATGATCTGGCGACAGTCGCCTCGATCGCCAGCCGCGTCTGCGTGATGCGTCATGGCAGGATCGTCGAGACCGGGCCGGTGCTCGACGTGCTGACCAGGCCCCAGCATCCCTACACCCAGTCCCTGCTCGATTCGCTACCATCCCGCGCCAAGCCGGGCACTTTCCTCGCCCGGGGCGGCGGTGTCCCCGATGCATCGCCGCCGGCACGCACCTCCGGCGCCTCAGCGTCGCGTGGATCGAAGGCGGACGCCTCCTATTTCGTCATTCAGGACGTCAGCAAGCTGTTCCAGACCCCGCCCGGCCTCCTGCGCCTGCTCGGCCAGAAGCTAGGGCTGTCGCAGCCAAGCCGTGGCATCCAGGCCGTCGATTCCGTCAGCCTGACCGTCCCGCGGGGTGAGGCGCTCGGCCTCGTCGGCGAGTCGGGCTCGGGCAAATCGACGCTCGGGCGCATGGCGGCCGGCATCTACGCGCCGAATTCCGGCACGGTGCGGCTGGAGGGCGAGCCGGTGATGGGCGGCGGCGCGCGGCCGCACAAGAACACGACCCGGATCCAGACCATCTTCCAGGACCCGTTCGCTTCGCTCAATCCGCGCATGAGCATCGGCGACAGCATTGCCGAAGGGCCGATCGCCCATGGCATCGTCACTCGGGCGGGGGCGGCCGACTATGTCCGGCAATGGCTCGCCGCCGTGGGGCTCGATCCCGCCTTCGCCAGCCGCTATCCGCATCAATTCTCCGGCGGCCAGCGCCAGCGCGTCGCGATCGCGCGTGCGCTCGCCATGCAGCCAGATGTCGTGGTCTGCGACGAGCCGGTCGCCTCGCTCGACGTCTCGATCCAGGCACAGATCATCAACCTGCTGATGCGGTTGCGAGCCGAGTTGAACCTGACCCTGATCTTCATCTCGCACGACCTCTCGGTGGTGCGCCATCTCTGCGACCGGGTCGCGATCATGTATCGCGGCAAGATCGTCGAAGAGGGGCCAGCGGGTCAGATCTACGACAATCCGCGTCACGACTACACACGCAGGCTCCTGGCCGCCGTGCCGGTCCTGCCGACCGCCCCGCCAGCCTGA
- a CDS encoding polysaccharide deacetylase produces the protein MTEPALEPWQWPEEVWRGKVERVRAGRNLKPARWKNGARCAVALSFDVDHETNELRDGGKSVGRLSWGQYGNRVGMPRILSLMAKEQIQATFFVPAVTALLYPDEQRRVIAEGHEIGLHGWIHEVNTAVPPAAERELHLRSADTLEKITGVRPVGMRTPSWDFSEVTLSIERELGLLYDSSLFADDDPYEIIEKGEPTGIVELPVEWIRDDAVYFNMNRFQALRPYTAPEAVFDIFRREFDRAHEEGGLFLLTMHPHVITYRSRIWILEELIRHAKAKGDCWFASHAEIARYVKAEAGL, from the coding sequence ATGACCGAACCTGCTCTCGAACCCTGGCAATGGCCCGAGGAGGTCTGGCGCGGCAAGGTCGAGCGCGTGCGCGCGGGCCGCAACCTGAAGCCGGCCCGATGGAAGAACGGCGCGCGCTGCGCCGTCGCCCTCTCCTTCGATGTCGATCACGAGACGAACGAACTGCGCGATGGCGGCAAATCGGTCGGCCGCCTCTCCTGGGGCCAGTATGGCAACCGCGTCGGCATGCCGCGCATCCTCAGCCTGATGGCGAAGGAACAGATCCAGGCGACCTTCTTCGTGCCGGCGGTCACCGCCCTGCTCTATCCCGACGAGCAACGCCGCGTCATCGCGGAAGGCCACGAGATCGGCCTGCATGGCTGGATCCACGAGGTCAACACCGCCGTGCCGCCTGCGGCCGAGCGCGAGCTGCATCTGCGCTCAGCCGATACGCTGGAGAAGATCACCGGCGTCAGGCCGGTCGGCATGCGCACTCCGTCCTGGGATTTTTCGGAAGTGACCCTGAGCATCGAGCGCGAACTCGGCCTGCTCTACGATTCCTCGCTCTTTGCCGATGACGACCCCTACGAGATCATCGAGAAGGGCGAGCCGACGGGCATAGTCGAGCTCCCGGTCGAATGGATTCGCGACGATGCGGTCTATTTCAACATGAACCGCTTCCAGGCGCTGCGGCCCTATACGGCGCCGGAAGCCGTATTCGACATCTTCCGCCGCGAATTCGACCGCGCTCATGAGGAAGGCGGGCTCTTCCTGCTGACCATGCATCCCCATGTCATCACCTACCGCTCGCGCATCTGGATCCTCGAGGAGCTGATCCGGCATGCCAAGGCGAAGGGCGATTGCTGGTTTGCCAGCCACGCCGAGATTGCGCGCTATGTGAAGGCCGAGGCCGGGCTTTAG
- a CDS encoding OmpA family protein, producing the protein MATQGATRLDDVRGRREERREGDVTIIREPGRTIIRDDDRAIIRRDETERFRDLGWQGRTERHGDENVTVFERPDGSRIITVTDEDGRLIRRTRRMRDGDEIVMIDNTRRDRPDMRFSDEVVVLPPPPLPIPRERYIVDAEQADERLIYETITAPPIAAIPRRYTLDEVRYSPDLRARMRSVDIDTVTFETGSWEVTPNQAQRLSVIAASISQALQRAPNEVFLVEGHTDAVGSDVDNLSLSDRRAQSVAEILTRDFQVPPENLTTQGYGEQYLKVQTQEAARENRRVTLRRITPLLAGQNQPQ; encoded by the coding sequence ATGGCGACGCAGGGCGCGACCCGCCTCGATGATGTCCGCGGGCGCCGCGAGGAGCGCCGCGAGGGCGACGTCACGATCATCCGCGAGCCGGGTCGCACCATCATCCGCGACGACGACCGCGCCATCATCCGCCGTGACGAGACCGAACGCTTTCGCGATCTCGGCTGGCAGGGGCGCACCGAACGGCACGGGGACGAGAACGTCACCGTGTTCGAGCGGCCGGACGGCAGCCGCATCATCACCGTGACCGACGAGGACGGCCGCCTGATCCGCCGGACCCGGCGCATGCGCGATGGCGATGAGATCGTGATGATCGACAATACCCGCCGCGATCGCCCGGACATGCGCTTCTCGGACGAGGTCGTCGTGCTGCCGCCACCGCCGCTCCCGATCCCGCGCGAGCGCTATATCGTCGACGCCGAACAGGCCGATGAGCGCCTGATCTATGAGACGATCACCGCCCCGCCGATCGCCGCGATCCCACGCCGCTACACGCTCGACGAGGTCCGCTACTCGCCGGACCTGCGCGCCCGCATGCGAAGCGTCGATATCGACACGGTGACTTTCGAGACCGGGTCCTGGGAGGTCACCCCCAACCAGGCGCAGCGGCTCTCGGTGATTGCCGCCTCGATCAGCCAGGCACTGCAGCGCGCGCCGAACGAGGTCTTCCTGGTCGAGGGCCATACCGACGCCGTCGGCTCGGATGTCGACAACCTCTCGCTCTCGGATCGGCGGGCCCAATCCGTCGCCGAAATCCTGACACGCGATTTCCAGGTGCCGCCGGAGAACCTGACGACGCAGGGCTATGGCGAGCAGTATCTCAAGGTGCAGACGCAGGAGGCCGCCCGCGAGAACCGCCGCGTCACGCTCCGACGCATCACCCCGTTGCTGGCCGGCCAGAACCAGCCGCAGTGA
- the thiC gene encoding phosphomethylpyrimidine synthase ThiC: MNAHTKPQKNTVKAAPQSVTTGPIIGSRKIYVAPPDHPEMRVPFREVQLTTDSEPPVRIYDPSGPFTETDVTIDLNAGLPQPRRAWLDTRGFTTVPGRAVTAADNGHISPEQLVPACPAARPILEAKAGQMATQYEFARAGIITPEMIYVAHRENLGRAAMLEGARERHADGESFGASVPEFVTPEFVREEIARGRAIIPANINHPELEPMAIGRNFLVKINANIGNSAVTSGAAEEVEKLVWAIRWGADTVMDLSTGRNIHNIRSWILRNSPVPIGTVPIYQALEKVGGDPIKLDWEVFKDTLIEQAEQGVDYFTIHAGVRLPYVPLTASRVTGIVSRGGSIMARWCLAHHKESFLYERFDEICEIMRKYDVSFSLGDGLRPGSIADANDRAQFAELETLGELTKVAWDKGCQVMIEGPGHVPMHKIKENMDKQLRECGEAPFYTLGPLTTDIAPGYDHITSGIGAAMIGWFGCAMLCYVTPKEHLGLPNRDDVKTGVITYRIAAHAADLAKGHPAAKIRDDAVSRARFDFRWEDQFNLALDPDTARSFHDETLPKDAHKVAHFCSMCGPKFCSMKITQDLRAEVLAMGENERAALEGMAEKSQEFLAKGGQLYLPAAE, from the coding sequence ATGAACGCCCATACCAAGCCACAGAAGAATACCGTCAAGGCGGCGCCGCAAAGCGTGACGACCGGCCCGATCATCGGCTCGCGCAAGATCTATGTCGCGCCGCCGGACCATCCCGAGATGCGCGTGCCCTTCCGCGAAGTGCAGCTCACCACCGATTCCGAGCCGCCGGTCCGCATCTATGACCCGTCCGGTCCGTTCACCGAGACCGACGTGACGATCGATCTGAATGCAGGCCTGCCGCAGCCGCGCCGGGCCTGGCTCGATACGCGCGGCTTCACGACCGTGCCCGGCCGCGCCGTCACCGCCGCCGATAACGGCCATATTTCGCCCGAACAGCTCGTTCCCGCCTGCCCGGCCGCACGACCGATCCTTGAGGCGAAGGCCGGCCAGATGGCGACACAGTACGAATTCGCACGGGCCGGCATCATCACGCCCGAGATGATCTATGTCGCACACCGCGAGAATCTCGGCCGCGCCGCGATGCTCGAAGGCGCGCGCGAGCGCCATGCCGATGGCGAGAGCTTTGGCGCCTCGGTTCCGGAATTCGTCACCCCTGAGTTCGTGCGCGAGGAAATCGCCCGCGGCCGCGCCATCATCCCGGCCAATATCAACCATCCCGAACTGGAGCCGATGGCGATCGGCCGCAATTTCCTGGTCAAGATCAACGCCAATATCGGCAATTCGGCCGTGACGTCGGGCGCTGCCGAGGAGGTCGAGAAGCTGGTCTGGGCGATCCGCTGGGGCGCCGACACGGTTATGGACCTGTCGACCGGCCGCAACATCCATAACATCCGCTCCTGGATCCTGCGCAACTCGCCGGTTCCGATCGGCACGGTGCCGATCTACCAGGCGCTGGAGAAGGTCGGCGGCGACCCGATCAAACTCGACTGGGAGGTCTTCAAAGATACGCTGATCGAGCAGGCCGAGCAGGGCGTCGACTATTTCACCATCCATGCCGGCGTGCGCCTGCCCTATGTCCCGCTCACTGCGAGCCGCGTCACGGGCATCGTCTCGCGCGGCGGCTCGATCATGGCGCGCTGGTGCCTCGCGCACCACAAGGAGAGCTTTCTCTACGAGCGCTTCGACGAGATTTGCGAGATCATGCGCAAATATGACGTCTCCTTCTCGCTCGGCGATGGCCTGCGTCCGGGCTCGATCGCCGACGCCAATGACCGCGCCCAGTTTGCCGAGCTGGAGACGCTGGGCGAGCTCACCAAGGTCGCCTGGGACAAGGGCTGCCAGGTGATGATCGAGGGCCCCGGCCACGTGCCGATGCACAAGATCAAGGAGAACATGGACAAGCAGCTGCGCGAATGCGGCGAGGCGCCGTTCTACACGCTGGGACCGCTGACCACCGACATCGCGCCGGGTTACGACCACATCACCTCGGGCATCGGCGCGGCGATGATCGGCTGGTTCGGCTGCGCCATGCTCTGCTACGTCACGCCCAAGGAGCATCTCGGTCTTCCCAACCGCGACGACGTCAAGACCGGCGTCATCACCTACCGGATCGCGGCCCATGCCGCCGATCTCGCCAAGGGCCATCCAGCCGCCAAGATCCGCGACGACGCGGTCTCGCGCGCCCGCTTCGACTTCCGCTGGGAGGACCAGTTCAACCTGGCGCTCGATCCCGATACGGCGCGCTCCTTCCATGACGAGACCCTGCCGAAGGACGCCCATAAGGTCGCGCATTTCTGTTCGATGTGCGGGCCGAAATTCTGCTCGATGAAGATCACGCAGGATCTGCGCGCTGAAGTGCTGGCGATGGGTGAGAACGAACGCGCGGCGCTCGAAGGCATGGCGGAGAAATCGCAGGAATTCCTCGCCAAGGGCGGCCAACTCTACCTTCCGGCGGCAGAATGA
- a CDS encoding hydroxyethylthiazole kinase — MTAARLDATVVAGVLARVAASRPRVQCLTNTVAQNITANMLLAFGAIPSMAIHVDEVAAMAEGAGAILINIGTINAESELAIPKLLEVARDRRKPLVFDPVFVELSPLRQHVAREVLRLPNIVVRGNATEMAALAADLETARERNLTLVTTGKVDRIMHAGSTFSVAHGHPLMTKVTGVGCAAGALIAACCAVESDPTIAAAAALTAYGIAGEIAAETSQGPGSFAVHLIDALAGMDEATLRERMGEHG, encoded by the coding sequence ATGACCGCAGCCCGCCTCGACGCGACGGTCGTCGCAGGCGTGCTGGCGCGGGTGGCTGCGAGCCGCCCGCGTGTGCAATGCCTCACCAATACGGTGGCGCAGAACATCACGGCGAACATGCTGCTCGCCTTCGGCGCGATTCCGTCCATGGCGATCCATGTCGACGAAGTCGCGGCAATGGCCGAGGGCGCCGGCGCGATCCTGATCAATATCGGCACGATCAATGCGGAGAGCGAACTCGCCATCCCGAAGCTGCTGGAGGTGGCGCGCGACCGACGAAAGCCGCTCGTCTTCGATCCGGTCTTCGTCGAGCTCTCGCCGCTGCGCCAGCACGTGGCGCGCGAGGTCCTGCGCCTGCCGAACATCGTCGTGCGCGGCAACGCGACCGAGATGGCCGCGCTTGCGGCCGATCTTGAGACGGCGCGCGAGCGCAACCTCACGCTCGTCACCACCGGCAAGGTCGACCGGATCATGCACGCCGGCAGCACGTTTTCCGTCGCCCATGGCCATCCTCTGATGACGAAGGTCACCGGGGTCGGCTGCGCTGCGGGCGCCCTGATCGCGGCATGCTGCGCGGTGGAGAGCGATCCGACGATCGCGGCCGCTGCAGCGCTGACAGCCTATGGCATCGCCGGTGAGATTGCGGCAGAGACATCGCAAGGGCCGGGCAGCTTCGCCGTGCACCTGATCGACGCCCTGGCAGGGATGGACGAGGCAACGCTGCGCGAACGGATGGGAGAGCACGGGTGA
- the thiE gene encoding thiamine phosphate synthase, with protein sequence MSVDIRLYGIVDPQIAAGRSLADLARAAVDGGATLIQLRAKTETTREMVREARAIRSALHGTRVPLLINDRVDVALASGADGVHLGADDMKPNDARRLLGPRAIIGATLKHEDELSALALAKIDYACIGGVFQTAHKDNAGSSLGLDGFAALRRKAAGVLGPLPVGAIAGITALNAASVIEAGADGIAVIGALFVQDDVEAAARALRATIERLLPTPPEPPASA encoded by the coding sequence GTGAGCGTTGATATCCGCCTTTACGGCATTGTCGATCCGCAGATCGCGGCCGGGCGCTCGCTGGCCGACCTGGCGCGCGCCGCGGTCGATGGTGGCGCCACCCTGATCCAGCTGCGCGCCAAGACCGAGACGACGCGCGAGATGGTGCGCGAGGCCCGGGCCATCCGCTCGGCCCTGCACGGCACAAGGGTGCCGCTTCTGATCAATGACCGCGTCGATGTCGCGCTCGCCTCCGGTGCTGACGGCGTCCATCTCGGCGCCGACGACATGAAGCCAAACGATGCCCGCCGCCTGCTCGGACCCCGCGCCATCATTGGCGCGACGCTGAAGCATGAGGACGAACTCTCGGCGCTGGCCCTGGCGAAGATCGACTATGCCTGCATCGGCGGCGTCTTCCAGACCGCGCACAAGGACAATGCGGGCTCCTCCCTCGGGCTCGACGGCTTCGCGGCTCTGCGGCGCAAGGCTGCTGGCGTACTGGGACCGCTCCCGGTCGGAGCCATCGCCGGCATCACGGCGTTGAATGCGGCCTCAGTCATCGAGGCAGGGGCTGACGGCATTGCCGTGATCGGCGCGCTGTTCGTGCAGGACGATGTCGAGGCCGCCGCGCGCGCACTGCGCGCGACAATCGAGCGGCTGCTGCCGACGCCGCCTGAACCTCCCGCATCCGCCTGA
- a CDS encoding fumarylacetoacetate hydrolase family protein — MTNYVIEPPAISAVPVAGGGLFPVRRIFCVGRNYAEHTREMGGDPDREEPFFFTKPADALVINGTDMPYPSKTRDLHHEMELVVAIGTGGRDIPVSEALSHVYGYAAGLDMTRRDLQGEAKKTGRPWDMGKGFDQSAPIGEIVPASQSGHPAAGKIEFTVNGRVRQTSDLAKLIWSVPETIAYLSGLVALAPGDLIFTGTPEGVAAVVKGDVLEGAIDGVGTVRTRIA; from the coding sequence ATGACGAATTATGTGATCGAACCGCCCGCCATCAGCGCGGTTCCGGTAGCAGGCGGCGGGCTCTTCCCCGTGCGCCGCATCTTCTGCGTCGGGCGCAACTATGCCGAACATACCCGCGAAATGGGGGGCGATCCCGACCGCGAGGAGCCGTTCTTCTTCACCAAGCCGGCGGACGCGCTGGTGATCAACGGCACCGACATGCCCTATCCCAGCAAGACCCGGGACCTGCATCACGAAATGGAGCTGGTCGTCGCGATCGGCACCGGCGGGCGCGACATCCCTGTGTCCGAGGCTCTCTCGCATGTCTATGGCTATGCCGCCGGGCTCGACATGACCCGTCGCGACCTGCAGGGCGAGGCCAAGAAGACCGGCCGCCCCTGGGACATGGGCAAGGGCTTCGACCAGTCGGCCCCGATCGGAGAGATCGTGCCGGCGAGCCAGAGCGGCCATCCCGCGGCCGGCAAGATCGAATTCACGGTCAATGGCCGCGTTCGCCAGACCTCCGATCTCGCCAAGCTGATCTGGAGCGTTCCGGAGACGATCGCCTATCTTTCTGGCCTCGTCGCTCTGGCTCCCGGCGACCTGATCTTCACCGGCACGCCGGAAGGTGTCGCGGCCGTCGTCAAGGGCGACGTGCTGGAAGGCGCCATCGACGGCGTCGGCACCGTCCGCACCCGGATCGCCTGA
- a CDS encoding dihydrodipicolinate synthase family protein, with the protein MQLTPDARGVYPIAPTPFTPDGAIDWTSTDRLFDFYAGIGSDGITVLGIMGEAPKLEPEESVGLVKRAVAKMGGKPIIVGVSAPGFAAMRSLARQVMDLGAGGVMIAPPPSLRTDDQIVGYYAQAVEAIGSDIPFVIQDYPLTLSVVMTPAVIRRIVQDNPSCVMLKHEDWPGLEKISTLRKFQAEGSLRKIAILTGNGGLFLDFEMERGADGANTGYAFPEMLIDVVRLSSEGKRDAAHDIFDAHLPLLRYEQQQGVGLAVRKYTMMKRGILASDAQRNPGAGLTAAAKAEVDYLLARLAKHDPRAKF; encoded by the coding sequence ATGCAGCTGACCCCTGACGCCCGCGGCGTCTATCCCATCGCACCGACCCCCTTCACGCCCGATGGCGCCATCGACTGGACGAGCACCGACCGGCTCTTCGATTTCTATGCCGGCATCGGCTCTGACGGCATCACGGTGCTCGGCATCATGGGCGAGGCGCCGAAGCTCGAGCCGGAGGAGTCGGTCGGCCTCGTCAAGCGCGCGGTCGCGAAGATGGGCGGCAAGCCGATCATCGTCGGCGTCTCGGCGCCGGGCTTTGCGGCAATGCGCTCGCTGGCGCGGCAGGTGATGGATCTCGGCGCCGGTGGCGTGATGATCGCCCCTCCGCCGAGCCTGCGCACCGACGACCAGATCGTCGGCTATTACGCCCAGGCCGTCGAGGCGATCGGCAGCGACATTCCCTTCGTCATCCAGGATTATCCGCTGACGCTCTCGGTCGTGATGACGCCGGCCGTGATCCGCCGCATCGTCCAGGACAACCCGTCCTGCGTGATGCTGAAGCACGAGGACTGGCCGGGGCTCGAAAAGATCTCGACGCTGCGCAAGTTCCAGGCGGAAGGCAGCCTGCGCAAGATCGCGATTCTCACCGGCAATGGCGGGCTCTTCCTCGATTTCGAGATGGAGCGCGGCGCCGACGGCGCCAATACCGGTTATGCCTTCCCGGAAATGCTGATCGACGTCGTCCGCCTGTCCAGCGAGGGCAAGCGCGACGCGGCGCATGACATCTTCGACGCGCATCTGCCGCTGCTGCGCTACGAGCAGCAGCAGGGTGTCGGCCTTGCCGTCCGCAAGTACACGATGATGAAGCGCGGCATCCTGGCCAGCGACGCCCAGCGCAATCCGGGCGCCGGTCTGACCGCCGCGGCCAAAGCGGAAGTGGACTATCTGCTGGCGCGACTGGCGAAGCACGACCCGCGCGCCAAATTCTGA
- a CDS encoding copper chaperone PCu(A)C produces the protein MNKPVHYLAALALTLASAAAFAHDYKAGPLKIGHPWSRATPAGAKVGGGYLSIENTGSTSDRLIAVSAPFAGRGEIHEMAVTNGVMTMRELEKGIEIPAGAKVELKPGGFHIMFQELKQPLKQDERVKGTLTFEKAGAVEVEFKVEGIGAKGAAAEHTH, from the coding sequence ATGAACAAGCCCGTTCACTACCTCGCCGCGCTCGCGCTCACACTCGCGAGCGCCGCCGCCTTCGCCCATGACTACAAGGCTGGCCCGCTGAAAATCGGCCATCCCTGGTCGCGCGCCACGCCGGCCGGCGCCAAGGTCGGCGGCGGCTACCTTTCGATCGAGAATACCGGTTCGACATCCGACCGGCTGATTGCGGTCTCTGCACCCTTCGCCGGTCGCGGCGAAATCCATGAGATGGCGGTCACCAATGGCGTGATGACGATGCGCGAGCTTGAAAAGGGCATCGAAATCCCGGCCGGCGCCAAGGTCGAGCTCAAGCCCGGCGGCTTCCACATCATGTTCCAGGAGCTGAAGCAGCCGCTGAAGCAGGATGAGCGGGTCAAGGGCACGCTGACCTTCGAGAAGGCTGGTGCGGTCGAAGTCGAGTTCAAGGTCGAGGGGATCGGCGCCAAGGGCGCAGCTGCCGAGCACACGCACTGA